DNA sequence from the Vicia villosa cultivar HV-30 ecotype Madison, WI linkage group LG3, Vvil1.0, whole genome shotgun sequence genome:
tttgagttCCTTGTTTAGGGTTCAACTCCCGACAACTCACGCATCATCAATAAAAATACATAGATTATCACACTTACCAAAAGAAAGTTGAGTTCCTTGTTTTCATCTTCCAGAATCTTTCCCTGAGCATTATCAAAGAAATTAACGagttaaaaaaaagaattaaactagtattttatgttaaaatacATGATTTAGTAGTTTTTCCTTTACCATTATATCAAAAGATTTGAGGTTTGTTTgacatattatattaatattgctTATGTATTTATGCTCATACATATAAGTTATATGtattcaacaacaaaaaaacacttACATTTCTCTTGAACATCCTATGCACTTCCATCTGCAtcacaaacaaaaagaaaactatgaggcaacattttaaaaacaattaatgataataaactataataataattatcagAAAAATGACTTTGCCTTTTTGTCTCTAACACCAGTCAGGCCATTTTCAAGGGCATCCTCAAGGGACATAAGCTCTTTGTAATTCAATGAAGTAATATCCTCTCCCTTCAAGTGCCTAAAAATGTAATAATCAAAGAtaatcaaagtttattttatcATATAATATACAATTAGGgcacttaatataaaaataaatataatacctGAGTTCAATTTGCATGCTGTCATTCTCCTTTTTGATTCTATCAATTTCATTGCTAAGGTTCTATGAGTTCAatccaaaaaaaaagaataatgaatGAAAAAATCATCAACAAATGAAGATTATTGTGTAGATCTAGTTCTAAAGCTGGTTACAGTGTCAGTGAAAAACATGAAATATGTTAGCAAAGAAAAGGAAGGTAATAATGAATATTGTTATATTTCTAGATCTGTTCATACATAGAGACATTCATTCACTTTTTCATCTTTCCTTTCTCAATAACAATGAAATATCTATGTGTTCCAAATGTAGATCTGGTCACAGAATTATTGGTTCTTGTTCCTCATCATATTTTTAGCAAAAACAAAATaactatataataatattttttgtatgaAAACAAACCTACCTCATGTTTAGCATCCCAGAGAGTTTTTCCAGAAGCTCTTTGGTATCTGTCAAGAACATCAATCAACCTAAaccaagaaaaaagaaaacaaagtgaGATTAATATTATAAGCTATTTTTCTGCTTTTACTTGAAAGGAAACAGAAGAAAAAGTGCTTAATATTACGTGGTGGAGGGACTGATGTATTCATGCATCTTCCCAGAAGCACCAAAGAGAATAAGAGAAACTTGAGCATCACAGAGAACACTTATTTCCTTTGCCTTCTTGAGGATACCATTCTTTCTCTTTGAATAGGTAACTTGTCTGTTGCTTGAGTTTTCAATCCTCTTGATCTCAATCTTACCTCTTCCCATCTTCTTGATCTTCTTGTGAAActggttttggttttggtttctCTATGTGTGATGTTAATGGCTAGTGGTGATTCATAGAGGTGTATATAGAAAGCAAGTAAAGTAATAGATGACCATTCTATTTTAGGTTTGTGGATGAGTAACTTTCTGAGTGGCACAGAAAGGATGTGTTTGTTTAAGGGTTTGTGATAAAGCCAATTCAATGCTactgcttttattattattattattatcttttcttAATTTGCTTTCATTTCAAgctgtttgtgtttgtgtgttcCATTTTCTTAACCCTTGGTTTTCTTTATGCATCTTTAGCTTAATTAGTTTGATCAATGCTCATATTCAAACACTCAAACTTTGATTAGGTTAGAAGATATTACTAACATTTTTCTAGGTTTTTTTAGTTTAATGACTAGAATTTCACTTTTTAAAGGTGAATAAGTAGCATATTTGAATTTGTATCTACACTCAGATGGATAtgtcattatttggatcatttctTTAATTAACTAAGGGCGAGATTCGCTCAAGACGTTAGGTATTTAGAAGTACGATGAATGATTAATTTCCCTCCTTTTCGTTTATGTTTTGTGCAGGTGGTCATGTCTTCCTTCCTTCAACTTTCTTTCTCCAAAGGTCTGTATTATATGAATTTCAGTATAGTTCGAATTGTTAGTTTGTCTGACTTGTGTTTTTTTGTCTGACGGATAGTCATTTTGCTTTTTGCTATGTAGTTCGTCTTGGACTTAGGTTAGACTTATTTTTCCTGCACATTtctgatgttttttttttttgtctgacGGATAGTCATTTTGCTTTTTGCTCTATAGTTCGTCTTGGACTTAGGTCAGACTTATTTTTCCTGCACATTCctgatgttttttttgtttgtttttgtattAATTgcgacttttatttatttttatagtaatatattattaaaaaatataatttttttaaagtaagtTATTGAGCTTTTTGATTGGAAAGTAAAAGTTAGTGTTGATTTTTAGGGTATGGTTATATATAGATAGGTAAAACAAGGTTTGAGAGAAAGGATATAACGGTGTTTAACTTGTATTGGTGTCCGTGATTTTGTTTCTAGTGTTGTCTAGGGTTTGAATGAGTGTGATGTGTAACTATAGTTATATCATATGTGTTTCACAGCCGCACAaccatcaaatcaaatcaaatgaaaaatgatTTCATTATTTTTCATTATTCCTATTTGTgagaaaagaataaaaggaaaatgaatgccTAGTATACTACTAGGCTCAACTCAAGGTATAGTATTATCCATGAAAATGGAGAGCATGTTATGATATAGTATGTATTATTTGGAATTTGGCATAAGcacttgttttgtttttgttcttgttgttggtgaAATATGGTGATGGTGGTGAGTGAATCCAttgatatgatttgaaatgtCTGCGGTTGGTAGAAACCAAAACCACAACCCTCAAATCACTCACTACCTATGTGCTATGGCCGGAAGACTTCATGACATGACAAACTATACTTAAAGATTATGTCTAATCTTCAATTCATAATGTGTCTCTTAAACAAATTCAGAGTCAAATCAAAACAATCTAATTACCATGCTTGGGTTAGTAGTAGTAGTATCCCATCAactttttaaaaagaaatcaaaatttgaaggaaaattaaagcaaacaagttttgtgattttgattcattttaagattaaaaaccattttttaaaaagaaagtttacctcattttttttttaaaatacaattttttttttaaaacctcataaattttatttaaaaaaaatcatttttaaaacttaaaacaaaTAGACCCAAAATTATGTTCATTGATTTGGATGATTCATTAAAAAATTCAGAAATTTTACTCCATATCCTTACCATTATCCTCCATCCCCTACAATTTATTTGATTTAGTCAAAATACTTTTATGtttcaa
Encoded proteins:
- the LOC131655704 gene encoding agamous-like MADS-box protein MADS9, producing the protein MGRGKIEIKRIENSSNRQVTYSKRKNGILKKAKEISVLCDAQVSLILFGASGKMHEYISPSTTLIDVLDRYQRASGKTLWDAKHENLSNEIDRIKKENDSMQIELRHLKGEDITSLNYKELMSLEDALENGLTGVRDKKMEVHRMFKRNGKILEDENKELNFLLQQHLALEGVGNMHGQWI